A region of the Clavelina lepadiformis chromosome 9, kaClaLepa1.1, whole genome shotgun sequence genome:
AAAGCAAATGACCGCCGGTCAGCGTACAGCACTTTCAGTTCTGTTACCACAAAGCTGTAAAAAGTAGAATGCTTTGCAGCAACATTTTTGCTGCATTAAACCCACTAGTTTTATACTCCATAGACCTACTCTCAGACACCCACATGCATTCATTTAGTCTTTTCTTCACTATTGCCCCGAGTGAATAAATAACCTagaatcaataaaaaatgaataagATTCAATTGCCTTTTTTCACCAACGTTACACCTTAACTGTATATGACGTGATGAGATTTGTGTCATTTTCACTTTGTTAAATGTTTCATAAAAGTTTGTCGTTCTATAAGTTTATAAGTTTAATGTAGCACCCAGATTGATTTACCTTATACATGCATGCGTATATAGCCTTTATATTCTGTTATATTTCCCATGACATATCAAAGTCCATTCATTCCGTATAACCTACCAATTCGCAACAAAATAGTTTATGTAGCAAGGTATAGTTTATGTTTATACGAATGTAGGAAGCGAAGCTATTTTCGTAAGACGATATAATGACCAGGGCGGGCCTGAGGCCAATGCGAACGATGCGACTGCATTTTGGGCCTCGCGCAACTTAGGcccaatacaaaaaataacaatttgacTTTTATTTCCCACGTATTACAGcgttatttttcaatttattcacgaaagaaaatgttttggtgaaaatatAATCACAAAGCAAATCTTTGATGGTAGCTGTTTTGCAAAGAGTTGAGAACTGGATTACTTtttattataagttataatCATTATTACATTGAGTTACCGTATTTAAATCGGCAAGGGGACCCGTCATCAATTCTTGCGCTGAGCCTCGCTCGCTAAGGTCGGCCCTGGTGATGCCTACTTTAAAACAAGAGGCAACTGAAGAAAAAcatctttgtttaatttgctggTATAGGCCAATGTCGATTGGCCATATACAGGCCGAAGCTTATTTCTTAATATCTCTATAGCTTCAGCAGACTAACACTATACGTTTATTAAGCTATAAAGGAAGATGTGTTACAGTTACAGCGCACACAAGTTTgcttattaattttttatctgaTTTTATCGATTGTATCAATTTCATCTGTTTATTAATGCTTACCATACACGATTGCCAGTATATCTGAAtataaagtaaataattaattatttaccaaCAAGTTAAAAGCTACAAAAACTGACCGCAGCCAAAGTACGACCTACCTTTGCCAAATTATAAGGTCAAACGTTTGTCCATATACCACGTAAAAATGTTATTGAGAACATCCACAAATGAATACtcagaaatatttaattattgaAGTTTGAAACTGATTTTATGGCTGCATGGGGTAAACGTTTGTGTTTGCCAGCTTGTACACAGAGCGGAAGTCACAAACTTGTTAAAGTATACGAGATTTTTCAGTTTGAAATACCGAGCAAGTCTCCAATTGTGCGTGTTATATACAACGAAAGAAAGAAGACTTTGGTCGCGTTAACAAACTGTCTATGGAGCTGCCGTTGATATGGTTGTTTCTAAAGATTGGTTTTGTCGCTTTGCATATTTACACAGCTGTAGGCGTACGGACTTATTCCGATGGTGggggtggtggtggtggtggtaaAGCCGTTTTGTCAATTCCCAGCACAGACCTATTGCTTTTTGCTCTTGTGGTCTTGCTGCCATGGCTAGGCAGCGTCGTTGGTTTGCTTTTGTCGTTGTGAATAGTTGCCCTGTGAGTGGACGAGCAGGAGTTGACTGAGTTGGCCGGGACAGCTTTTGATGTCGCAGAAAGTTGTGATTTATAACTTCTACAatcttcttcatcttttgCTTCGTTTTGTTTTTGGCAGGCGTCGCTACTATCCCGTCTTTCTTCTGAAGATTGCGCGCTCCGCTGGCGAGTGAAACAAACACGAATTCAAAATAATATAGTTCagccaataaaataattttaattcagTCTTTTAATATCTTTAGTATTGTCAGAACAGAATTTTTTTGCGCTTTATTTATTGACAACAAACAGACTTGAATCTTATAGCGGGTTTTTGGCTATGGTTATTCTTTAATGCTTAAGTTACCATTGTTGTCAAGCAAACATCAAACGGAGAGCATATTgctataaaagtaaaatttctaaaataagcTTATCCTTGTTAAGAGAACTTTGCTTTCTACGTACAAGGCCTGCTCGTTTCTCGTCAACGGCATAAACTCTGTCATCCACAGAATCGTCGTCGTGCCGCAAAACggacatttttattttggagCGTTTAGTCGTTGCCAGggaattgtttttctttcttgcACTTTCAAAATCTATTATCTGTAAtcaatgataataataagaTTTATATAGCGCCATATTTATATCAGATAATAATCAAGTCGtagaaatttataaaatcGAAACAGTAACTTTGTGTTACCAAGCTGATACAACACTGTGGATATTTCACGGCTGTGGACGGAGTTAGGTTTTTGGTCGCTGTATGAACAAATGTAAAACGTAGTAAGGACCAGTCAGCTTTTACACAGAAAAATGTAATTCACCGAAAATGGTCTCACAAACTTCTTGTAAAAATACTGTTGGGCGTGTTTTTCGTCAATAGGTCCAATAATTAGTAACGCTACAATGATTAATCAGACGTATATGATCGTATATACTTTTCGAGACTGCAACTACTCTTCTATATAAGTGCACGTACACTCCACCTATAAGTGTATCATGCATGTTTGCAGCTATACACATTGACAATAACTAATGAATACACAGTTGAATCTATATGCAGGCCTCACACATGCGGCGTCAAGCGCCAAAACGAAGTGTATGTTCAAATCTGCAAAGTCAGATTTTTCACACATTTGCTCCCGAACATCGAAAGATCTCatttaataatataatatataacttGCAAGCGTTCTATTAAAAAAGCGTCGCTAGCGCTCTTCCTTTCGTTcttcaatgaaaaaaaaactttgctcGTGCTTTCACCCTTCTACAAAAAAGAGCGTATTCCTATTGCCACTCTCGCTATTTTGGCAATATTTTCACTTCGAAAATCGCGAGTGAAATTATTTACAAGGCAACCATTTTTTATTTCGCTTCATAAAATTAGTCTTAAAGCAGTCCAAAAACGTTTTGAGCCCAATCCTTTGCGTTCAAGCTGTGCGTTTACAGCGTTTTTTTGTCCAAGAAAACGAATGACAAGAGGATAACCCTTAAAAACAGCGCGCTCGTATTTCCTCTCCTTGTTAAAAGGGAGAGGATCGCTCTCGAGATTGCTGTTTGAGTGCGCTCATACACGGCGCTAATCTCATGCAACAGACTTGATGATGTAACACACTTCAATGCTAATTAGATATTTTAGATAAACACCTCTTTGTTAACATTAGGCTGTTTTAAGCTTAATTAATAGAAGGTCACCCACTTCTTTTCAATGATATCATTATAACAAAGAAAGCTTCATTGTAGTATTTGCACAATGCAACAAGTTcgatatttataaattttaacgTTTCGACTCTGATTTTGTTCAGCATTTACCTCTTTCTTCCTTACAGCTCGGTAGCTCGATCGCAATACTCACGGCAAGAATTACGGTTAGGATGAGTGGAACAGAAATAATAAGAGCAAGCTGCCAGAGCAGTAATCCTGGAATGATGTTGTTTGCTTCTGACTGGCCCGTCGTTTCCCCAGAATATGACgctgttttgttgtttgtaccCGTGATTACTTCCACAGTAGTAAGAATTGATTCATTCTGCTGCGCTGTACTTATTAATGTTATCAAGGTCGACATGGTTGTAGTTTCTGCAGAGATCGAAAAGTTTTTCCTGGTTGTTGCTTCTGCCGTCAAGTTTTGTGTCATCATCACAGTTGATCTCGAATCCGTCGGCGTTGCCCATCGATTGGTTTGACCCATGGTTATATCATGCGCCACGGTACTCACATTTATAGCAGCGTTAGATTGGGTTGGGTATATTTCGAAAGTTGTTAGGTTGCTGGGAATAGTGGAAGAGTACATTTTGTATGCGTGCAGTGCACTATCAATGCACAATAGTCTTTTGTATAGacgagaaatattttttatgcgATCTGTTTGTTTGAGAGTAAATCGAGCCAATCCGATCACTTGGTTATTCGTTCAATGCTCTGACCTGAAATGTAGCGGACTCAGCAGCAacagttattgttaaaatagCGACGTACAATACTAGAAATTGTTGACGATTTACCGTCAAACATTTTGTCGAATAGAACTCTGAAAAACAGGTACACGGACCATTGTCACTTTGTATACTTTACATATCACCAGCAGATATTGCACTTCAACTACGAATGAAATAACTGAATTTCCTTAACTAAGTAAACCTTTCTTCATCTTGTAACTGTTCTCTTATATAATAGTTTCTGACAACACGGCACGGTGTTTCACGCCTTGTGTGAGGCTACTTTCTGAGTTGTCGCGACAAATACACTCCACAAGGAAGTAACGTGACATTTTACTTAGAATTTGCAAATCAAAGCTTGCTGGAATTTTTGGCGCAATcagcaaaatttttcagtCATTTAACGGTATCACCAATTCCCggaatgatgaaaaataaaaatctaaaaaagtAACTATCGGTACATTCACTCCAAAATGCTCTAAAGTCGAAATTAAAGTTTATAGAAACGTTCGCCTAGTTTAGATTTGTACAAAATCTTTCTCCAGTCCAAGGATAAATAATGCGATATACCACAAGattttcataaattgtttTGGTTGTGATTACGACTGAATTATGTCTGGTAAAACCATCGTTCGACAGATTTACAAAAGCCAAGcacaagcaagcaagcaaagTTACCGTAAGTTGAAACGTGCGGTCAGAGAAAAAGTACAGTAAAGTGTGTAACTGTGCAAAAAGACTGCTTCTTCGACCATTTTCCCAGCGTGCTGATGGGGTAGTAAATTATGTATGCCTGGTAGACTACGCCGCCATCAGCATATTGCCCAACTGTGGAAGTCTTTCTTTAACCGCCTCCTGCAGTC
Encoded here:
- the LOC143470534 gene encoding uncharacterized protein LOC143470534 — translated: MSVLRHDDDSVDDRVYAVDEKRAGLRSAQSSEERRDSSDACQKQNEAKDEEDCRSYKSQLSATSKAVPANSVNSCSSTHRATIHNDKSKPTTLPSHGSKTTRAKSNRSVLGIDKTALPPPPPPPPSE